A region from the Pelagovum pacificum genome encodes:
- a CDS encoding ABC transporter ATP-binding protein encodes MSTDRQGGAPLLSVEELGIDIRMRGGQTASIVPALSFEVREGEALGVVGESGCGKSITALSLMGLLPHTAEASRGRVMYRDRDLLKLSAKEMRSVRGAEIGMIFQDPMTSFNPVMRIGDQLTESLIRHRNMKKAAALARAEELLTLVGIPSPKERLDNYPHELSGGMRQRVMIAMGLACEPSLVIADEPTTALDVTIQAQVVDMVKDIRGRLGTAIIWITHDLALISGLVDRIIVLYAGVIVEEAQVDDLYANPTHPYTRGLLASLPGLGDDDAEPEELASIPGTPPDPRRRPAGCPFAPRCANAVDRCGHEMPPLEPVSATSSHRAACWVTVPGLAARTEEVSA; translated from the coding sequence ATGTCGACGGATCGTCAAGGGGGAGCCCCGCTGCTCTCGGTAGAGGAGCTGGGGATCGATATCAGAATGCGGGGCGGTCAGACGGCCAGTATCGTGCCCGCGCTCAGCTTCGAGGTTCGGGAAGGCGAGGCGCTGGGTGTCGTCGGGGAGTCCGGCTGCGGAAAATCGATCACCGCGCTCTCTCTGATGGGACTGTTGCCGCACACCGCTGAAGCGTCCCGCGGACGAGTCATGTACCGGGACCGGGACCTGTTGAAGCTCTCCGCCAAGGAGATGCGGAGCGTCCGTGGCGCCGAGATCGGCATGATCTTTCAGGACCCGATGACCTCTTTCAATCCGGTGATGCGGATCGGCGATCAGTTGACGGAGTCGCTGATCCGGCACCGGAATATGAAGAAGGCGGCGGCGCTCGCGCGGGCAGAGGAGCTTCTGACGCTCGTCGGCATCCCGAGCCCGAAGGAGCGGCTGGACAACTACCCGCACGAGCTGTCCGGCGGTATGCGCCAGCGGGTGATGATCGCGATGGGCCTTGCCTGCGAGCCGTCGCTGGTGATTGCGGACGAGCCAACGACGGCGCTCGACGTGACGATTCAGGCGCAAGTCGTCGATATGGTGAAGGACATTCGCGGCCGGCTCGGCACGGCGATCATCTGGATCACCCACGACCTCGCGCTGATTTCCGGTCTCGTCGACCGGATCATCGTGCTCTACGCGGGTGTGATCGTCGAGGAGGCGCAAGTCGACGACCTCTACGCCAATCCGACTCATCCCTACACGCGGGGACTTCTGGCTTCGCTGCCCGGTCTCGGCGACGACGATGCGGAGCCGGAGGAACTCGCCTCGATCCCCGGCACGCCGCCGGACCCGCGACGTCGGCCGGCGGGCTGCCCGTTCGCGCCGCGCTGCGCGAATGCGGTGGACAGGTGCGGCCACGAAATGCCGCCACTCGAGCCGGTCTCAGCGACGTCGAGCCACCGGGCCGCCTGCTGGGTTACGGTGCCAGGCCTGGCAGCCCGAACTGAAGAGGTGAGCGCATGA
- the pdxA gene encoding 4-hydroxythreonine-4-phosphate dehydrogenase PdxA, which produces MSASMPDDRVGITMGDPAGVGPEVIMRAAASLSAHELAATTVIGTADVLRRAAEVTGVKLPLSQSPKDGHLHVTEVEVPGLSADWGKLHASCGDASFRYVERATRMAEAGEISAIVTAPINKEALNSAGHHYDGHTGMLAALTGQRSSFMLLACERMKVIHVSTHVALSEAINRARPARVIETIEAGHAHLRRLGVEAPRIAVAGLNPHCGENGLFGDEDDTYLAPAVAEARKNGIDVVGPISADTLFHRAYSGQFDLVVAQYHDQGHIPMKLVAFDTTVNVSLGLPIDRTSVDHGTAFDIAGTGKADHGNMLHAIAYARRLAATRAAKRETAS; this is translated from the coding sequence ATGTCAGCGTCAATGCCGGACGATCGCGTCGGGATCACGATGGGCGATCCCGCAGGTGTCGGGCCCGAAGTCATCATGCGCGCCGCCGCCAGCCTGTCCGCGCATGAGCTCGCCGCCACCACCGTCATCGGTACGGCCGACGTACTGCGCCGGGCTGCCGAGGTAACCGGCGTCAAGCTCCCCCTGTCGCAGAGCCCGAAGGACGGACATCTGCACGTGACTGAGGTCGAGGTTCCCGGCCTTTCCGCCGACTGGGGCAAGCTGCACGCCTCCTGTGGCGACGCCAGCTTCCGCTATGTCGAACGCGCAACCCGCATGGCGGAGGCCGGAGAGATCTCCGCCATCGTAACCGCGCCCATCAACAAGGAGGCGCTCAACAGCGCCGGCCACCACTACGATGGCCACACCGGCATGCTCGCTGCGCTGACCGGCCAACGATCGAGCTTCATGCTGCTCGCCTGCGAGCGGATGAAGGTGATCCACGTCTCCACGCATGTCGCCCTGTCTGAAGCGATCAACCGGGCCCGCCCCGCTCGCGTCATCGAGACGATCGAGGCAGGTCATGCCCACCTCCGTCGCCTCGGCGTCGAGGCCCCGCGCATTGCCGTCGCCGGGCTCAACCCGCACTGCGGCGAGAACGGCCTTTTCGGTGATGAAGACGACACGTATCTCGCCCCCGCCGTCGCCGAAGCCCGCAAGAATGGCATCGACGTCGTCGGTCCCATCTCGGCCGACACCTTGTTCCACCGCGCCTATAGCGGTCAATTCGACCTCGTCGTCGCGCAATACCACGATCAAGGTCATATCCCGATGAAGCTGGTGGCGTTTGATACGACGGTGAACGTCTCGCTCGGCCTGCCAATCGACCGCACCTCCGTTGATCACGGCACCGCCTTCGATATCGCCGGCACCGGGAAGGCAGATCACGGCAACATGCTTCACGCCATCGCCTACGCCCGTCGCCTTGCCGCCACGCGCGCCGCCAAACGGGAGACCGCATCATGA
- a CDS encoding dihydrodipicolinate synthase family protein — MKGVYCAAATPLNADLSPDTGRLADHCRQLLEDGCHGVALLGSTGEANSFSVSERTTMLESVVKAGLSPETLMPGTGVANLPETVELTRHALSLGVTTVVMLPPFYYKEPGDAGVVESYCRVLDEVDDDRLRVVLYHIPQFSQTSITPKVIEDLTGRYPQTVVGMKDSAGNLDRMIEIAGRFPGFDVLSGADPLMLPLLKAGCAGCITATSNLLSTDLRFIYDNYANDSRRDDVDAAQARVVSVRELSNRHAQIPTIKTMVGGRYDDSSWRRVRTPLMPLPEDDGDAICSDLRALMN, encoded by the coding sequence ATGAAGGGTGTTTACTGCGCCGCCGCTACCCCGCTGAACGCGGACCTGTCACCCGACACGGGGCGTCTCGCCGATCACTGCCGCCAGCTTCTCGAGGACGGTTGTCACGGGGTCGCCCTGCTCGGCTCTACCGGGGAGGCGAACTCGTTCTCAGTGTCAGAGCGGACTACGATGCTCGAAAGCGTCGTGAAGGCCGGCTTGTCGCCCGAGACCCTGATGCCGGGCACCGGTGTCGCGAACCTGCCGGAGACGGTGGAGTTGACCCGCCACGCCCTATCGCTCGGCGTGACGACGGTCGTCATGCTGCCGCCCTTTTACTACAAGGAGCCGGGTGACGCCGGCGTGGTAGAATCGTACTGTCGCGTGCTGGACGAGGTCGACGACGACCGCTTGCGGGTGGTGCTCTACCACATTCCCCAATTCAGTCAGACATCCATCACCCCAAAGGTCATCGAGGACCTGACCGGACGGTACCCGCAAACCGTCGTCGGCATGAAAGATTCCGCGGGAAATCTAGACCGGATGATCGAAATCGCCGGGCGCTTCCCGGGATTCGACGTTCTGTCAGGGGCCGACCCCCTGATGTTGCCGCTCCTGAAGGCCGGCTGCGCCGGATGCATCACGGCGACATCCAACCTGCTATCGACCGATTTGCGCTTCATCTACGACAATTACGCCAACGATTCCCGCCGGGACGATGTTGATGCCGCGCAGGCCCGCGTGGTTTCCGTCCGTGAACTAAGTAATCGGCATGCACAGATACCAACCATCAAAACCATGGTCGGCGGACGCTACGATGACTCGTCCTGGCGAAGAGTCCGAACTCCGCTCATGCCGCTGCCCGAAGACGACGGGGACGCAATCTGCAGCGACCTGCGGGCGTTGATGAATTGA
- a CDS encoding NAD-dependent epimerase/dehydratase family protein — MSEHAIFITGAAGYVGRNLLRHFIAKGRRVIGLVRNAEAADRVRAWGGEPVLGDMLSADLAPLMSSADTLIHAAASVDHGAGSAAAVINPEGTRRVLEAARQANIEKAIHISTDSVLQDGRPLCNVDESTPYPSRPAGAYSAGKAEAERIALRAAASGQHVVTLRPRMVWGRDDTTALPTLVGAAQSGQFGWISGGGYRSSTLHIANLCHAVELALERGASGEIYHVSDGPARTFRETVTGLLESQRIEVPTKTVPRGVLRNVARLGDGLHRVSGGRWRGPMSFQDFATSAVEITLNIHKAQRDLGYVPVMSWEDGLAELSGGGFSDT; from the coding sequence GTGTCTGAGCATGCAATTTTCATTACCGGCGCTGCTGGCTATGTCGGTCGCAACCTGCTGCGCCACTTCATTGCGAAGGGCCGGCGGGTCATTGGTCTGGTCCGCAACGCTGAGGCCGCTGATCGCGTGAGAGCCTGGGGCGGGGAACCCGTACTCGGTGACATGTTGAGCGCCGATCTGGCGCCACTCATGTCCAGTGCGGATACCCTCATCCATGCGGCTGCGAGCGTTGATCATGGAGCCGGTTCCGCTGCGGCCGTCATCAATCCAGAGGGCACCAGACGCGTCCTCGAGGCCGCCAGACAGGCGAATATAGAGAAGGCAATCCACATCAGCACAGATTCCGTTCTCCAAGATGGCCGGCCGCTGTGCAACGTTGACGAGAGTACGCCCTACCCGTCTCGCCCTGCCGGAGCCTACTCAGCTGGAAAGGCCGAAGCGGAGAGGATTGCCCTGCGCGCTGCCGCCTCCGGCCAGCACGTGGTCACCCTGCGCCCCCGCATGGTCTGGGGGCGCGACGATACGACGGCCCTGCCGACGCTGGTCGGCGCTGCTCAAAGCGGGCAGTTCGGCTGGATCTCGGGTGGGGGCTATCGCTCCTCAACATTACACATCGCCAATCTGTGCCACGCCGTGGAACTGGCCTTGGAGCGTGGAGCATCTGGCGAGATCTACCATGTCTCGGATGGACCGGCGCGCACCTTCCGCGAGACTGTCACCGGACTCTTGGAGAGCCAGAGAATCGAGGTCCCCACCAAGACGGTGCCGCGCGGCGTGCTCCGCAACGTCGCGCGACTAGGCGACGGGCTTCATCGCGTGAGTGGCGGCCGTTGGCGGGGGCCGATGAGCTTCCAAGACTTTGCCACTAGTGCAGTCGAGATTACACTCAACATCCACAAGGCGCAGCGGGACCTCGGATATGTGCCGGTCATGTCCTGGGAGGATGGTCTCGCCGAACTCTCGGGGGGCGGGTTTAGCGACACGTAG
- a CDS encoding TetR/AcrR family transcriptional regulator yields the protein MARPRKHDQQQILDAVERVVARDGVLTIDAVAKEAGVSKATVLYEHSSKSDLVAALVNRNIKADNAFNEACQAEFAGELDAPLRGRIEAARRSPPVPGENGAVLSLVSALMQDSTLRDAFRENQSALGRDLLEQASHPRAARLAWLALEGLKFQQHLEFYDWSEAERVEILADIETLARQGMSTVGDRCV from the coding sequence ATGGCCCGCCCAAGAAAACATGATCAACAACAGATCCTCGATGCCGTCGAACGTGTAGTTGCACGCGATGGTGTGCTCACCATCGATGCGGTCGCGAAAGAAGCCGGCGTGTCGAAGGCGACAGTGCTGTACGAGCATTCCAGTAAATCCGATCTCGTCGCGGCTCTGGTCAACCGCAACATCAAGGCTGATAACGCCTTCAACGAGGCCTGCCAGGCTGAGTTCGCTGGAGAGCTTGATGCGCCTCTGCGCGGCCGGATTGAGGCCGCTCGGCGCAGTCCGCCAGTGCCGGGCGAGAACGGTGCCGTGCTGAGCCTCGTTTCAGCGCTGATGCAGGACTCGACGCTGCGTGACGCGTTTCGCGAAAACCAAAGCGCCCTCGGCCGCGATCTGCTGGAGCAGGCGAGCCATCCCCGTGCCGCCCGTCTGGCCTGGCTGGCGCTGGAAGGGCTGAAGTTTCAACAACATCTTGAGTTTTACGACTGGAGCGAGGCCGAGCGAGTCGAAATTCTAGCAGATATCGAAACGCTCGCCCGTCAGGGTATGAGCACCGTCGGTGATCGCTGTGTCTGA
- a CDS encoding LacI family DNA-binding transcriptional regulator, with translation MVKIKQVAERAGVSPTSVSHVLSRKRQVSDELRRKVEAAIADLGYAPNPLAQGLRTGKTGSVAFVLPDICNPNYSEMARALQAGLTRSGEDMLVYNSDLPGQSDTMAADESGRAILDRIRAGRVDGLIVAEAALQGAESELRTLGCPCIYIGDLPKPLVDSVSTDQSENTRLVARHLIERGHTRIAHVTGPHHLRMSKPRKDAFEGALVDAGVPIIDDLRFEGSFLAESGRRAADWLVDQMPKHQPTAIFVAGSQMARGMMGRLYDLGISVPGDIAVATYDMHNTLEDLRPRLTSVGTKPSQLAERALEMLRERLSGKETGPPRREVIPGELRVGQTT, from the coding sequence GTGGTCAAGATCAAGCAAGTCGCGGAACGGGCCGGCGTCTCACCGACGAGCGTCAGCCACGTCCTGTCGCGCAAGCGGCAAGTCTCCGACGAATTGCGCCGCAAGGTCGAGGCCGCCATCGCCGATCTCGGCTACGCGCCCAACCCGTTGGCCCAGGGCCTTCGAACTGGCAAGACCGGTAGCGTCGCGTTTGTCCTTCCTGACATATGCAACCCCAATTACTCCGAGATGGCGCGCGCGCTTCAAGCGGGCCTAACCCGCTCGGGTGAGGACATGCTGGTCTACAACAGCGACCTGCCAGGCCAGTCCGATACGATGGCCGCCGACGAATCCGGCCGTGCCATCCTCGACCGTATCCGCGCGGGCCGTGTCGACGGGCTTATCGTCGCCGAAGCCGCACTTCAGGGAGCGGAAAGCGAGCTCCGCACACTCGGTTGTCCCTGCATCTACATCGGCGACTTGCCGAAGCCCCTCGTCGACAGTGTCAGCACTGATCAGTCGGAGAATACCCGCCTCGTCGCGCGGCACCTGATAGAGCGCGGACATACCCGCATTGCCCATGTCACCGGGCCGCACCATCTGCGGATGAGCAAGCCACGCAAGGATGCGTTCGAAGGCGCGTTGGTCGACGCGGGCGTACCGATCATCGACGACTTGAGGTTCGAAGGTTCGTTTCTCGCAGAATCCGGTCGCAGGGCCGCGGACTGGCTTGTCGATCAGATGCCGAAGCACCAACCGACTGCGATCTTCGTGGCAGGGTCGCAGATGGCCCGCGGCATGATGGGACGCCTCTACGACCTAGGCATCAGCGTCCCCGGCGACATCGCGGTCGCGACCTACGACATGCACAATACGCTCGAGGACTTGCGACCGCGCCTGACCTCGGTCGGTACGAAGCCCTCGCAACTCGCCGAACGGGCGCTTGAGATGCTCCGCGAGCGGCTGTCCGGCAAGGAAACCGGGCCGCCACGACGAGAGGTCATCCCCGGCGAGCTGCGTGTCGGCCAGACGACCTGA
- a CDS encoding ABC transporter substrate-binding protein, translating to MANCKSIWRSSSTALAALSLGLVATSALPQEAEREDQLVFENISQRVTTPENYNPYLPSTLQHAGLQQVGQESLFYYNYESGELEPWLASGYEYNEAFDEVTITLRPEARWSDGEPFTADDVVFTMQMLKENAPALGGNSVDARTWIEEIEAVDEHTVRIQLTSANPRYILNTFGVRIYGTAMIVPEHIWSEQDPLTFSNYDLEAGYPVSTSPYQLTSSTTTETVWTRRDDWWASESGFKDLPEPVEVLFRTAGSEERRAAMANANELDTLWVLGRDNFEQVVEQNPDITAWFEEAPYAYLDPCPRYMAFNTTKAPFDDPRVRWAVSYAMNRDAIVDIAWENLTVPAQWMTPDYPPFQSYMEENADLFEQYDTLTYDTDRTAELMEEAGFEMDGDYWVDGDGNRVTLDLVIRQGEADQTRMAPVVSQLLQRAGFDATFQLTDIAAYTDALNSGRADAWLDVSCGGVSDPYATFELYHSRHAAPVGEVATGARTRWENEQFDEVVNQMAVTAADDPAMHDLFREGLEVWLEEMPAVPLVQAALLTGFNEHYWTNWPTESNNYVHPGHWWATALLLVTNVEKASAE from the coding sequence ATGGCTAATTGCAAATCGATTTGGAGATCGAGTTCAACCGCGCTTGCCGCGCTGTCACTCGGCCTTGTCGCAACGTCGGCGCTGCCACAGGAGGCTGAGCGCGAGGACCAGCTCGTCTTCGAGAACATCAGCCAGCGCGTCACGACGCCGGAGAACTACAACCCTTACCTGCCGAGCACACTGCAACATGCGGGGCTTCAGCAGGTCGGACAGGAATCACTGTTCTACTACAACTACGAAAGCGGTGAGCTGGAGCCGTGGCTCGCCTCGGGTTACGAGTACAATGAAGCGTTCGACGAGGTCACGATCACCCTGCGCCCAGAAGCGCGGTGGAGCGATGGTGAGCCGTTCACGGCGGACGATGTCGTCTTCACCATGCAGATGCTGAAGGAGAACGCACCAGCGCTCGGCGGCAATTCAGTCGATGCGCGCACGTGGATCGAGGAGATCGAGGCAGTGGACGAGCATACCGTCCGCATCCAGCTGACCTCGGCCAACCCGCGTTACATCCTCAACACCTTCGGCGTACGCATCTACGGCACTGCCATGATCGTGCCTGAGCACATCTGGTCCGAGCAGGACCCGCTGACCTTCTCGAATTACGATCTCGAGGCCGGATACCCCGTCTCCACTTCGCCCTACCAGCTGACTTCTTCGACTACGACGGAGACAGTCTGGACCCGGCGCGACGACTGGTGGGCGTCCGAAAGCGGCTTCAAGGACCTGCCCGAACCAGTCGAAGTGCTGTTCCGCACCGCCGGCAGCGAGGAACGTCGCGCCGCGATGGCCAACGCGAACGAGTTGGACACGCTTTGGGTGCTGGGCCGCGACAACTTCGAACAGGTGGTAGAGCAGAACCCCGACATAACCGCCTGGTTCGAGGAGGCGCCCTACGCCTACCTGGACCCCTGCCCGCGCTACATGGCATTCAACACGACGAAGGCGCCGTTCGACGATCCGCGCGTCCGCTGGGCCGTCAGCTACGCGATGAACCGCGACGCCATCGTCGACATCGCGTGGGAGAACCTGACCGTTCCCGCCCAGTGGATGACGCCGGACTATCCTCCGTTCCAATCCTACATGGAAGAGAACGCCGACCTGTTCGAACAGTATGATACGCTGACCTACGACACCGACCGGACGGCTGAGCTGATGGAAGAGGCCGGGTTCGAGATGGACGGCGACTATTGGGTCGACGGTGACGGCAACCGGGTCACGCTCGACCTCGTGATCCGTCAGGGCGAAGCCGACCAAACGCGCATGGCGCCCGTCGTGTCGCAGCTTCTGCAACGCGCCGGCTTCGACGCGACGTTCCAGCTCACCGACATCGCGGCCTACACGGACGCGCTGAACAGCGGTCGGGCCGATGCGTGGCTCGACGTGTCTTGCGGCGGCGTCTCCGACCCTTACGCGACGTTTGAGCTCTACCACAGCCGCCATGCGGCCCCGGTCGGCGAAGTCGCCACCGGCGCGCGGACCCGTTGGGAGAACGAGCAGTTCGACGAGGTCGTGAACCAGATGGCGGTCACGGCCGCGGACGATCCGGCGATGCACGACCTGTTCCGCGAGGGGCTCGAGGTCTGGCTAGAGGAAATGCCGGCGGTGCCGCTGGTGCAGGCCGCGCTGCTGACCGGCTTCAACGAGCACTATTGGACCAACTGGCCGACGGAATCGAACAACTACGTTCACCCCGGCCACTGGTGGGCAACCGCCCTCCTGCTGGTCACCAATGTCGAAAAGGCCTCGGCCGAGTGA
- a CDS encoding ABC transporter permease: MTWNYVGRRVAMFFAVVLLAASANFLIPRFAPGDPTAAVLEQLMSRGQQVEGAGDIVQEYRERFGLDDPLHIQYFRYLWNTLRFDLGQSISFFPQTVSSAILDALPWTIGLLLVSTFIAFGVGSLVGALIAWPGAPRAVKALVPGLMMLSAIPYYLLALIILYALAFSSGIFPLGGAYSSYPRSFDFETVVDILYHACLPALSIVLAGVGFWALGMRGAMIGTLGEDYLTLAEAKGLKPRRIFFGYAVRNAMLPQVTSLAIALGTAASGSVLVEVAFNYPGIGFLLYNALRSSDYFLVQGIAFVLVLTVAIAVLILDLVYPFLDPRIERQ, encoded by the coding sequence ATGACCTGGAATTATGTCGGTCGGCGCGTCGCGATGTTCTTCGCCGTCGTTCTGCTCGCAGCCTCAGCCAACTTCCTGATACCGCGCTTCGCCCCCGGTGATCCAACGGCCGCCGTGCTCGAACAGCTGATGTCGCGGGGCCAGCAGGTTGAAGGCGCAGGCGACATCGTCCAGGAATACCGCGAACGGTTCGGTCTCGATGATCCGCTGCACATCCAGTATTTCCGATACCTCTGGAATACGCTTCGGTTCGATCTCGGGCAGTCGATCTCGTTCTTTCCGCAGACGGTGTCCTCGGCGATCCTGGACGCCCTGCCATGGACGATCGGGCTGCTTCTCGTCTCGACATTCATCGCGTTCGGCGTCGGAAGCCTCGTCGGTGCCCTGATCGCGTGGCCCGGCGCACCGCGTGCCGTGAAGGCGCTGGTGCCGGGGCTGATGATGCTGTCGGCCATCCCCTACTACCTGCTCGCGCTCATCATCCTCTATGCGCTCGCCTTTTCCTCCGGGATATTCCCGCTCGGCGGCGCCTATTCGTCCTACCCTCGCAGTTTCGACTTCGAGACCGTGGTCGACATCCTCTACCATGCCTGCCTGCCGGCGCTGTCAATCGTGCTGGCCGGGGTCGGCTTCTGGGCGCTCGGCATGCGGGGCGCCATGATCGGCACGCTCGGCGAAGACTACCTGACACTTGCCGAGGCCAAGGGTCTGAAGCCCCGCCGTATCTTCTTCGGCTACGCGGTGCGGAACGCGATGTTGCCACAGGTGACGTCGCTCGCCATCGCACTCGGCACCGCCGCATCGGGGTCCGTGCTGGTCGAAGTCGCCTTCAATTACCCCGGCATCGGCTTCCTGCTCTACAACGCGCTGCGCTCGTCAGACTACTTCCTCGTGCAGGGGATCGCCTTCGTGCTGGTGCTGACCGTCGCGATCGCGGTGCTGATCCTGGACCTGGTCTACCCGTTCCTCGACCCCCGCATCGAGCGGCAGTGA
- a CDS encoding ABC transporter permease, translating to MSNVLRTLRASLSFALANPKMLAGIAILAVLLLFSFVGPMFVDLRNAEPISVSTNQRPSAELWLGSDSGGRDLLAVMIAATPQTLRMGVLAGALGVAFGVFLGLVAGYWGGWRDRVISTVTDTMLTIPPLAILLVVAASMRSITVEIMAVIIAALSWMFAARIIRAQVLSLREQNYVKMAKLSGMSDLRVVLTEVLPNIVPLAFAAFVGAVSGAILAGIGLEVLGLGPQNTPTLGMTIYWALLYSAFSRGMWWWWLPPILILIALFISLFLITAALDEVANPKLRRSRK from the coding sequence ATGTCCAACGTCCTCCGCACCCTTCGCGCAAGCCTGAGCTTCGCGCTCGCCAATCCCAAGATGCTGGCCGGGATCGCGATCCTCGCCGTGCTGCTGCTGTTCAGCTTCGTCGGTCCGATGTTCGTCGACCTGCGCAATGCCGAGCCGATTTCGGTCAGCACCAACCAGCGCCCTTCGGCCGAGCTCTGGCTCGGCAGCGATAGTGGCGGGCGCGACCTGCTGGCCGTGATGATCGCCGCGACGCCCCAGACCTTGCGAATGGGCGTGCTCGCCGGTGCGCTCGGAGTCGCGTTCGGGGTCTTCCTCGGCCTCGTCGCCGGCTACTGGGGCGGCTGGCGCGACCGTGTCATCTCGACCGTCACGGACACGATGCTGACGATCCCGCCGCTGGCCATCCTGCTGGTCGTCGCCGCCTCGATGCGGTCGATCACGGTGGAGATTATGGCGGTCATCATCGCAGCGCTGTCGTGGATGTTCGCCGCGCGCATCATCCGCGCGCAGGTCCTTTCCCTGCGGGAACAGAACTACGTGAAGATGGCGAAACTCTCCGGCATGAGCGATCTGCGCGTAGTGCTAACCGAGGTGCTGCCCAACATCGTGCCTCTGGCCTTCGCGGCCTTCGTCGGCGCGGTCTCCGGCGCGATCCTAGCCGGCATCGGGCTCGAGGTGCTCGGTCTCGGACCGCAGAACACGCCGACCCTCGGGATGACGATCTACTGGGCGCTGCTCTACTCGGCCTTCAGCCGGGGCATGTGGTGGTGGTGGCTGCCTCCGATCCTGATCCTGATCGCGCTCTTCATCTCACTCTTCCTCATCACCGCGGCCCTCGACGAGGTCGCCAACCCGAAACTGAGGAGGTCCCGCAAATGA
- a CDS encoding ABC transporter ATP-binding protein, with protein MTGPVLSIRNLSVTYRIANEDFPAVSDVNLDLAAGERIGIVGESGSGKSTLALALMRLHKHPARIASGSVTIGGTDLLSLGKEPLRRFRWDRVSMIPQGAMNSLNPVTTVRRQMTDTIRAHTRELSKRDINARIEDLLERVGLDRGVADLYPHELSGGMKQRVCIALAIVLEPQLIIADEPTSALDVVVQRRVIETLKDVQSQLGAAMILIGHDMGLMAQSVDRLAVMYAGRLVDDAPIRDFFHDPQHPYSRLLIDSLPSPDELKPLTGIPGMQPGLGRLPDGCPFHPRCPNAAEVCRNIDPPLELSGPSRRAACHMVAAARAGRNFEEVTG; from the coding sequence ATGACCGGCCCCGTTCTCAGCATCCGCAACCTCTCTGTCACCTACCGCATCGCGAACGAGGATTTCCCGGCGGTCAGCGACGTGAATCTCGACCTCGCCGCGGGTGAGCGCATCGGCATCGTCGGCGAAAGCGGTTCTGGCAAGTCTACGCTCGCGCTCGCCCTCATGCGTTTGCACAAGCACCCCGCACGGATCGCCAGTGGCAGCGTCACGATCGGCGGCACCGACCTCTTGTCTCTCGGGAAGGAGCCGCTGCGGCGATTCCGGTGGGATCGCGTATCGATGATCCCGCAGGGCGCGATGAACTCGCTCAACCCGGTGACCACGGTGCGACGACAAATGACCGATACCATCCGCGCCCACACCCGTGAGCTGTCGAAGCGCGACATCAACGCCCGGATCGAGGACCTGCTGGAGCGCGTCGGCCTCGACCGTGGAGTCGCAGACCTCTACCCGCACGAGCTGTCGGGCGGCATGAAGCAGCGGGTCTGTATCGCGCTGGCCATCGTGCTGGAGCCGCAGCTCATCATCGCGGACGAGCCGACGAGCGCGCTCGACGTCGTGGTCCAGCGGCGGGTGATCGAGACACTGAAAGACGTTCAGTCGCAACTTGGCGCGGCGATGATCCTGATCGGGCACGACATGGGGCTGATGGCCCAGTCGGTCGACCGCTTGGCCGTCATGTATGCCGGCCGCCTCGTCGACGACGCACCGATCCGCGACTTTTTCCACGACCCGCAGCACCCCTACAGCCGGCTGCTGATCGACTCCCTGCCCTCCCCCGACGAGTTGAAGCCGCTCACCGGCATCCCTGGCATGCAGCCCGGCCTCGGGCGGTTGCCGGACGGCTGTCCGTTTCACCCCCGCTGCCCGAATGCCGCCGAGGTCTGCCGCAACATAGACCCGCCGCTCGAGCTGTCTGGTCCCAGTCGCCGCGCCGCCTGCCACATGGTCGCCGCCGCGCGCGCCGGCCGCAATTTCGAGGAGGTCACGGGATGA